One segment of Salvia splendens isolate huo1 chromosome 20, SspV2, whole genome shotgun sequence DNA contains the following:
- the LOC121782970 gene encoding ATP synthase subunit beta, mitochondrial-like, with translation MSSRRLLASFLRSATARRTRSPISPAPRRTSRPSPAGHFLHRFANHYATSAAPAAPPSKAPSNDGHTGKITDEFTGKGAIGKVCQVIGAVVDVRFEDGLPPILTALEVLDNQIRLVLEVASHLGENVVRCIAMDGTEGLVRGQRVLNTGSPITVPVGRATLGRIINVIGEPIDHKGDLKTEHFLPIHREAPSFVEQSTEQEILVTGIKVVDLLAPYQRGGKIGLFGGAGVGKTVLIMELINNVAKAHGGFSVFAGVGERTREGNDLYREMIESGVIKLDEKQAESKCALVYGQMNEPPGARARVGLTGLTVAEHFRDAEGQDVLLFIDNIFRFTQANSEVSALLGRIPSAVGYQPTLATDLGGLQERITTTKKGSITSVQAIYVPADDLTDPAPATTFAHLDATTVLSRSISELGIYPAVDPLDSTSRMLSPHILGEGHYNTARGVQKVLQNYKNLQDIIAILGMDELSEDDKLTVARARKIQRFLSQPFHVAEVFTGAPGKYVELKESITSFQGVLDGKYDDLSEQSFYMVGGIEEVIAKAEKIAKESAA, from the exons ATGTCTTCCCGGAGGCTCCTGGCCTCGTTCCTCCGATCCGCCACCGCCCGACGCACTAGATCCCCAATCTCTCCGGCTCCGAGGCGTACCTCTCGCCCTTCCCCCGCCGGCCACTTCCTCCACCGATTCGCCAACCACTACGCCACCTCGGCGGCTCCGGCTGCTCCTCCGTCCAAGGCGCCGTCCAACGATGGGCACACTGGGAAGATCACTGACGAGTTCACCGGAAAGGGCGCAATCGGGAAGGTCTGCCAGGTCATTGGTGCCGTCGTCGATGTGAGATTCGAGGACGGTCTTCCCCCGATTTTGACGGCGCTTGAGGTGCTGGATAATCAGATCAGGCTTGTGCTGGAGGTGGCATCTCACTTGGGGGAGAATGTGGTGAGATGCATTGCTATGGATGGAACTGAAGGGCTTGTTAGAGGCCAGCGCGTGCTGAACACTGGGTCGCCAATTACT GTTCCTGTGGGTAGGGCCACCCTAGGTCGCATCATCAATGTCATTGGAGAGCCCATTGACCACAAGGGTGATCTCA AGACTGAGCACTTCTTGCCCATTCACCGTGAAGCTCCATCCTTTGTGGAGCAATCTACCGAACAAGAAATTCTTGTCACTGGTATCAAG GTTGTCGACCTTCTTGCACCTTACCAAAGAGGAGGAAAGATTGGGCTTTTCGGTGGTGCTGGTGTCGGAAAGACTGTGCTTATCATGGAACTGATTAACAATGTTGCCAAAGCTCATG GTGGTTTCTCTGTCTTTGCTGGTGTGGGAGAGCGTACACGTGAAGGTAATGACTTGTACCGGGAAATGATTGAAAGTGGTGTCATTAAGCTAGATGAGAAGCAG GCTGAGAGCAAGTGTGCCCTTGTCTACGGTCAAATGAATGAGCCCCCGGGTGCCCGTGCTCGTGTTGGACTTACTGGATTGACTGTGGCTGAACATTTCCGTGATGCTGAGGGCCAGGATGTGCTTCTCTTCATTGACAACATTTTCCGTTTTACCCAA GCCAACTCAGAAGTGTCTGCTTTGCTTGGACGTATTCCATCTGCTGTCGGTTATCAGCCTACTTTGGCTACCGATCTTGGAGGTCTTCAAGAACGTATTACCACAACCAAGAAGGGTTCTATCACATCAGTCCAAGCTATTTACGTGCCAGCTGATGACTTGACAGATCCTGCTCCTGCAACCACCTTTGCTCACTTGGATGCCACCACTGTGTTATCCCGATCG ATTTCCGAGCTTGGTATTTATCCTGCTGTCGACCCTCTGGATTCAACATCCCGTATGCTTTCCCCTCACATCCTGGGAGAGGGCCACTACAACACAGCTCGTGGTGTCCAGAAAGTTTTGCAGAACTACAAGAATCTTCAAGATATTATTGCCATTCTCGGAATGGATGAGCTCAGTGAAGATGACAAATTGACTGTTGCACGTGCTCGTAAAATCCAACGATTTTTGAGCCAGCCTTTCCATGTTGCAGAAGTTTTCACGGGTGCCCCAGGAAAGTATGTTGAGTTGAAGGAGAGTATCACCAGTTTCCAG GGAGTCTTGGATGGTAAGTACGATGACCTTTCCGAACAGTCATTTTACATGGTTGGAGGAATCGAAGAGGTGATTGCCAAGGCTGAGAAGATTGCCAAGGAATCGGCTGCTTAG